ACATTCACCTCAAGTAATGAAACTTAATTGTCTTTTAATTTATTCACCTTTTTCTGATCTCATTGCATGCAAATGCATATTTGCTAATATGAAAACTGTATACATCTTTATGTGcatataaaacaatgaaaaacacCTTAACTTGAATTCAGACTATATTATTGAGTCAGAACACCTTGTCAACCGATTTATATCAGTACCAAAAGATAAAGGTATGTGGAGGGTTTACAAGTATTGTGGGGTCATGCATCATGGGCCGCATGCTTATTCAATATTTCTgtgttatacatttgtatattagtagtattattgataattatcatgatattcaaatttaccCCTTGTCATAATGGTTTTCGTACTAAATATCTAGTATATTCATCtttagtttaaacattatttatttgcCTGAAGTTTATAAAGTTGACAAAAGGGATTGGGCATAAGTCTGGACAACTTATAAGTAAGCTCTCTCTATTTCAAATGCATTATGGCAACAGGGTGTTAAATCTGAGTTTAAGGAGACTGGTTTGACATGTAACTGCTGTAAATTATACAAAAATCATAATTTGTGCTTTATTCACAGGTAAATTGAACTGTGCCGCGTTCACCGCAGGAATTATAGAAGCTGTATTGAATGGTGCCAACTTTGTaagtagacaaatatttctagaatttcagaagaaaaataaatgtgCGGATACCagtggttttactataaaacacTTGCCAGTAGATAATTAGCATGCAGGAAGGCTAATTAAGATGAAGGGGTATTTCAAATATTCACCCACTGACACACATCCTACCAAAACCTCATTCTCAAGGATTTGGCATGTTTTGACCTAATTATCGTACAGAAAGTGTACTTAGATTGATCTCACAACCATCAAAAAGCCAATACAAATCAATGGGAGGTCTGATAGACAGGCCCAGATATACTTTCCTTGACCGGCCTCTGATGTAAAGAATTTGAACCAGTGGGTCAAATGTAtggtttttataaaaaaaaaaaaaccaagttcATATATGTCAAATGTGAACTGTCTCCCTATAGTATTGAAAGTtagataattatttatttataagtaGTTGATTCTGATTTGTTTGTTAGACAGATAGATAATTcttattttgtacaatttccTTGATCTTAAATTGCTTGTATCATACAGTTTAACTCAGATACCTGGCATCTtgcaagtacatgtatctaGTAAAGTGTCATATTTAATTATTCATATTCAATTGTTTTATGCACCAGATACTTAAAATGAAGTTATAATTCCCCAGCAAAAATCATATGTAAGAAACACCATTCCCTCTAACTTGcacttaaatctttaaatctattttattttGCAGCCGGCTAAAGTGACAGCTCATTGGCACAAGGGTACAACGTTCATGATTGAATTTGATGAGGCTGTGATCATCCGTGATAAAATGGTGGAAGGCAAATAAGTTCAGCATTACCAACAATACGATATATGTATGATGTTTACTGTGTATTAGTACAAGGCAGTGCCCTCAGACAGCCGAGTTAGTGGCTTCTGATGTCAGAATTAGTTACACTTCAAAAGTGTGTGTGGATGTAACTCAGTGCAATTTTTTATACCTAATATCATTAGATACATAAATTATCAATACGAGATTCATGTTATCTTTTCAACATTATTTAAGATTAGTGTCACTTTAACTGTTCATTAATGTATGTTGTACAATTGTTTTTTACTAGATGTATGAAACTGCTTTACTATTAGTGCTGTGTGTTgataaaatgatcaaataatgaAAGTTTTTCATAATGACGGAGAGAGTTTATATGAGAGATTTTGATGTATGCTTGatttacttaatttgaaatgctacaataaatatttattatgtgGATGTCTGTCTTTGTATTGAATCACCTATAAACTGGACACTGACAGTTCAGGGACACTAATGGATACCGTAAACCTGCTTTTGGAGACTTAATGTGGTATTCTCATGCCTAACAAATTTCAAGCCATTTAATATCGTAACTTTAGCCATTTGGTTCATCGGAAAATTTCTCAGTATCTTGTAGCAcactaaatatacaaaattcaaaTGCATGTAGATTTTAAAGTCAATATCTTGTGATCGGTTATAAAATATTATGGAAGCAGTTACAATGTCAGCATCATGTGAGAACTTACCTTAACATTCGACCCCTGACCTTGAGTTCTTTGATTAgtcaatgcattgttttgtTCTGGCCATCTTTGTTGATTATAAAGTGGAATTCAGTTTGGAGTAGAAAGCCCAACAACTGTGAAGGTCACTTTAGCTAGTAAAAATGTCATTCATATCAAACACATGATTTCCAGatcaaattaaattgttttttgtcaaattttagtTTGTTTAAGTATATCACAAAATGTCTAGTTTTAATAATGTTGATCCTTAATTTTGAGTTTAGTTCAACCTCAAACACAATTCCACTGcagatatacataaaatataccaTATATAGGATAGGATTAAGATATTTGTGACAGTGAATGGCCATGTGGtcaagatgtcccgacatattaccacaggccCTCCACCACTGGGTCTTGAGTTCGAAAcccatgttgggcagttgccTAGTACTaaccgctggtcagtggtttttctccggtaCTCCTgtttttcctccaccatcacaACTAGCAttttcttacatgaccctggctgttaatatgataGAAAATCTAAACAATCCAACGATAGGTTTGAACATAATGCAACAATACAATTGGATAATATCTGGTGGGATTGAATTTGaggtcaaaagtggtcactCACTAGACAAGGTCAGGTAACTAGTACTATAGTTAGAGCCTTACATTGACCAATCAGCTTGATTCATACAATGTCCACTTCCTCAAAGAAAACAACTGTCCTGTCAATTCAAGTCACTGCTCAAATTTTCCATCCTTTCACTGGTAGACAATTTCTGTAGACACAAAGCAACATTGGTCTGGTAGACAAGGAATCATCTCTGACAAAGTTCACATGTTTTAACAAGAATAAAAATCTTTCTAAGGGACTAAGTGATACTGCATACTTGTCTCTAATAAAGTCCTAAAGAGCCATTTATTGAATTTCACTAGAAGGCAATGTGTCCATCGTTTGATTTGAAGGAACCTAAGAATAGAAGCCTGCagatttttaacaaaaattctGAGCTTTTACTCCAAAAGAACCTAGCATTTCCCTCAATCTTTGTCTATATAGATAGTGTTCTGATATCTTTCGGAATTAGCTTCAAAAATACCAAAACTTGGCAAATGTTCTGACTGATGCAGAATACCAATAACTAACAAAGTTTCAGTTCAATTGGATGTCATAAAACTTTATCAAAAGCAGACTTATTCTTAAAATTCTGGGTTTTTAACCCAAAATACCAGTACCAATATTTTTGTCCATGTGTTCTGACTTGACCACGTTTAGGTATAGTCGAATGTGACCGACTGTTTCAAAAGTAGACTGAAAGCTAATGTTGCCATTGTCCCCAGAAAAGCAACACTTATCTAACCTTCCTGGACTATTGTTGAAGGTTAGACAAAAATGACCCAATTATTGATATCTGAAATAACACACAGTTAGGTATCTAAAGTACAACTGTTACAGACTCTAGAACCAGGTACAAATCTTTTCACCATTCTAGTGAAATGCAGATAACCTTACTAGTAACTTTATTTCCTGTACAGAATCATAAAATCCTCTATTCTTGATACAATGTTAATCTTTAAAGTTTACAACTAAACAGATTTTGATACGTCACTAGTCCAACTATTGGTCACAACCAGATGTAAAATCATACTACAGAAGAAGGATATTAGTCTCaaattttattcataatttcAACAAAGGTTATTCTTAGAatacatcattattataatgatatatttcaaatatctccaattttaacaaagttcacaaaatttatttcttataatgAGAGATCTTAAATATTTCCCAAGTTAAATTCCatataacaataatttaaatttgaacattattttctttttcagattATGGAATAGGTATCTTTTAGGCACTAATTAGATAACAACACCTAGATCAATTACAATATTGTTTACCCGATTTAAACTGTCTTTAGGATAGAAACATATTTCAAATCTAGTAACAAATAATTTTCATGATCaggaatataaatatattataactttttaattgtttgttcaacTGTACAATATCCCACGGTTATTGACACGATTCAACAGAATATAAAACATGGTTTGAAGTCAACAACAGAGCATGAATCTTGTGATTCCAAAACCAATGTAATGGCATATGTATAAACTACATatactgaaaataaacaatatcagAGAAAGAACTTTCCCCAAATTGCATTGAGAGGTGAGAAAACTTCTGATAAAGCTCCAAGTTGTAAACTTCATAATATTACTAATATGTGTGGGATTTCATCTCAGGCAGCtgtatttatgtttgtgatcTTACAAGGGTGTATTATAAAAATTTAATCTCCTAGGTGTTGTTGGAATAGCACTTATTTTATGTCTGCCATGAAATGGAGACACATATAGTACAATTGTATTACCCATGTCCTTCATTCTGTTCAGGTCTCGTATGAACAGAAAAACTAGAGTATAGGTCTTGATCTTAAATCTTCATCAACAGatcataaattaaatatcttcaCAACCCTGACCCAGAAAGTAACATTATCGTGACTTGTAGCAACAAGTGAGATTAAACCCAACCCATCCATAGGATAGTTATCACGATAAAAGAAtgtggttatctcccctgaaaaTGTCATCATACAGTAAGtaatacacaaaacacaatATTAGCAACTTTGTGCTGTAAACAATCAACAACATGGATAACACAGTATTATACTGATGCATTCTCACAACTCCTCTCAACATCattaacaataataacactGAAAAAACGCTCTACAACAAATAATGCCGGTCTGTTAGGAACGACAGCTAGAATGTTATCAGTCCTATTATCAAATAGCTGAAAACTTTCTAGGTCTCTCTAGACTATTTAGGAATTGGTATCGTAATATAGTCAGAATTTTAATAGCTTTGCATTATCACCTGATTTTAATTACATCTTTATGCAGTTTTCAAAGGGTCTAAATTTTATGAAAACTCCATGATTTGATAATTAAAGGTTTTCATAATCAAACACTAATTTACTAAAGTACATGTAgttgtgatattttaatatcaaaatctaTACTAGTTAAAGATGAAATGAGTGTAATGTTATTTAAGCATGATTTGtgtgaaaaattcagcaaaatagaaagaaaattatattaCTGATCAGCATAACGGTAACAGCATTTTTCTAAACATGATattaaattgtgaaatatagaaaattacaaaaaaatgatatacatgtataaatgatggTTATTAAGTCAGATATCTGATaaaatctttcttttttataaaaaaaattaatacatatatatattgttggaACAGGTTTAGCAACATTTTCTAGAAAGCATTAGTTCTAAAGAGGTAAAGCATTATTGTATTGCAaaaatatctgtataactgAATAAGCAGCAGTAGACCTCTAGATCTCCAGATACATCTGGTATGAGGTTCAATGTCCAAATCCAAAGATTATATTTTCACCGAGGCAGTCAAATTTATAACTCTAGGATTCTTACGGTCTTAATGCAACCTACTCTGTCTAGGCATatgatagagttatctgcccttgcagagAGGTATTGATTCTTAATATATGTCAAtagtttgtgtgtaaaaatCACACACATACATGACAATGTCACAATCAATTATTCTATCTAGGCattttagagttatctgcccttgcaggtaggttgATTATTACGTCAATAACTTGTGTGTAAAAAGTACACACATAAATGacgacatcacaatcaatacctgcccACAAGTGCGGATAAATATTATCggtttgaaatgaaatatatgtagAGCTGAACATGTGTACGGAAAATCAGCaataaaatgtgtataaatCTGGAActttcacacaacacaagaaaGGATAGAAAAGAGAAATAGAATGTCACCAAAACATTTGGCAGCACCATCGTGGCATATTCCATCAAACTTGCCAAGCACAAGCAAATATCAATGGAAAATTGTTCCTTCAACCCCTAAACCATCTCTTTGGTAGCAGCCAAAACAACACAGGTTTGGTCCATTTCCCAAAATTAGGGGATGAAGGATAATGTTAGAACACATGTTGTTTATCGATTTCTGTATTATCTAATGGAAGTCATTGATAATTTGCTCTTCGTTTCCTTTGATGATGAGCTTTGAACTTTCTTCTTCTGTTCATCCACTTGGAAACATTTCCAGAGACGGAGAGTTTCATCCGCTCCAGCTGACACGACCGTTGAACCATCAGGGGACATTGCCATGTGTAACACTCGAGCTGTATGTCCTGGGGAGTAAACATTCAAGTTAATGTAACATGACTATATCATATTCCTACAttaagggtcaaagaagtaatatcaacaggactttccagatgacacaggatccaatcaaacgtaagtctgttggatacgaattacttcaaatggtaaatatgggacaaggaagtaattccaacagtgtggacaaaacaaaattgtcaaattttcgaggcgatctgcccctttatcaagacatacaaaacgaacacgattacataataggatacgaacagtaatgcgggacaaaatAGACAAATTACATAGAACCATATTGAAAACTGACAAGGGCTATCAAATATTAATTcatcaatacaatatatatatccgACATCGACATATTTAGGACTGAAGCATTATCTATTAAACCAGTAACAACCAGGTTACCAGTGAGAGAAATTTCAGTTATGTGAAATTAATTGATCCCTTTTATCTAGATTTGAGATTTCACCtgtataatttaaaattgtGTGTTCACAAATTGTTGTACAGCCAAACCGTATTAATCAAAAGTTTGGCAGATCTACggtaaacatttaaattttgaacTACATTAATTTGTTAGTCAGAGCATTGTTGTAATGACCAGTTCACCCTTTATCTGTGAGCTGTCTGTTTAAACAATTCTGGAATAAATTGTAGCCAAACACCTAACACAATTCATATgtgtaaaatgaaattacagCCATGGTGAATACCTGTTAATTCTGCCACTTTGGACATGACAGGGTACTTCCAAATGGTGAGCTGGTTGAGAGCAAACCCGTGACTTGATATCAGTTCCTTGTAGTCCTTAGACCAGTGGAGAGCACAAACCTAGATCAAGAATAAACATGTGTGatataaattgataatattGTCTACTTCCGTATAGGTTGAAACTTCCAAGACAACAAATTAGATGGTCCATGTGTGCATAAGAATAGGACAAACTTTACACATTGTTGAATTAAAATTCTCTATCACCAGTAATTAACCGAAAGTTTTAAAATACACATCACTAATAACCAGTGACTATTGCTGATTATACAAGTCAGCCCAGATCTAAGGTTACCCGTCAATTCAAATGAAAGCATTTTACGTTAATCAGGTATACTTTACAAACAGCAAGATCTTTATCATTCACCCTTCATTGCATTCAAGGATATATGCAATCTAAATAAAGCAGTTACGCAAAAATTACACCAATGAAGGAGTGCTCTTTGCCCCAGTATCTTTTTCCTAGCAGCAGTGGATCTAGATATCGATCCACCCTGTAATGCGAGACCAATAATGGTATTTGTGAGGATTACCTGAGATTTGGTGTCGATACTCTGCAGACATGTGCCAGTGTTACAGTTCCAGAATCGAATGTGTCGGTCAGCTGTTCCACCCCCACTCGCCAGTAAACCAGACTGCCAAGGACACCAGGCTAAGGCCTAAAGTGTGAATGTTGTATGTAATATCTTACATGGACAATATGCCTGACTGCCAAGGACACCAGGCTAAGGCCTAAAGTGCAAATATTGTATGTAATATCTTACATGGACAATATGCCTGACTGCCAAGGACACCAGGCTAAGGCCTAAAGTGCAAATGTTGTATGTAATATCTTACATGGATAAACAAATATCTGGGAATTTCTTGAAATtaacaatttcaacaaatttgaaTCCGTGCGAAATGAATCAACTATACAGTAGACAGGGTTGTAGAAAAATTGAAAGGTTCAATTCTTTACATATGCCGATACCAACAGGGCAATAATAAAGAAAGTTAAAGTTGCCAGTAAAAATTCAAGTGGAACTAGCTACATTTTATGTTACTTCCATCCCTTCATAATATGAAACATAGAGAATGGATCAAATGACAGAAGTTACAAAAGTCCCGATAACAatcaggggtttcaatatcagacGGTACTCGGTACTTTTTGCTGGTTAAATCTGGCTGTGGTACTGCCTGATTTGGgataaattacattagatagcatacagatggtataTAGAAAAGTAACCCCTGAAACTGCAATGGAaccgcctctcctgaaagataatgaaacccctgaaCCATACATGTGTCCTGAAACTCATAATTCTATCAACCTACCTACCCCAACTGAAGGAAATAATTTGCAGAAACCACACTTATTTGATTGCTTACCATATAGGGCCTATGTATGACTTACCTTGACGGCAGCCTGATGCTGTGAAAATGTGTAGAGAGGCTGGCTCTCCGAGATAAAACTACCAGACTGGGCGGGCCAGATGTTGAGGAGATTGTCGTTGCCTCCACTGGCCAGGTACTTGCCATCAGGGGCCCACTTCAGTCCACACACTTCCTGATTGTGGCCTTGTAGTGTTCCTATGTGGTGGTTTGGTACCCTTACGTCGTGGTGGTGTATCGCACCACTCCTCGACCCACTGtaaacacatacaaatatattgttcagtatttcaactttatttcatgtttatctTTTAAGCTTGTTAATGCTATCAATCTTGACTTTTATAAACCAATGAATACTGTTGTCTAGATTATCATTGATAATCTTTACGGTATAAGGAATAAAACTAACTTTAGTTTCGAAAATGAAACATCTGTCTTGGTTTCTTTGGCCTGGTCATGCAGATATCCCTATATCTTCAGTAATTCAGAAGTTATGATCTGATGACCAATTTACTGTTAAACAGCTGGCTCTTGTCTGATTTCTGACATCAAGGTCATGATTTTTGACCTGAGTTCAAGGACAATAAATTAACAGTATTACACCAAATTGTACATTTAGAATCCTTTGATTCATCACCTTTCTCTGACTCTCCGTTCAGAAGTTGTGACCAAACAAGAAATTATCAGAAGAAATCTATTGAGAGTTACGATAAcctgtgtatatattttgtgaccGGGCATGTATACGTACCTGCTGAGAATGTAGGAGTTCCACGACAAAGATCCAACTCGTGCTGAATGCCCAGTCATGTTCCTTAGTCTTTTGGTGGCTGCTACGTCCCACAACTAAAGAAAGTAAATCAGACAAAAACATATCAAGACTTTATCTACAGAAAATTATGGCTCAGATTGAAATTCCAAACTGATACTCAAGAGCAGGCATTATCAAAGACACTTGCAGTTATAGCATCACTGTAAAATTCagacccatcatttgtacaattttgaatccccactctataaggatgctaccattgcattacgAGTGTTCTCCCATGCTCAGTTGCTATCATATTCCATATTATCCTACCTGAACCTCTCCATTACTGGTGCCCACGGCCAGGTAATTTCCCTCTTTGATCCAGGCCACGGCACCAATATACTCGTCAGTCGTCTCCATCTGACAGAGCTGGTTGATTTCCCCGGACGCAGCGTTCCAGAGGTACACACTTCCACCCAGACATACAGCAAGGTGATTGTTGACCGACCAGTCCAACAGGTTTAGGTCTGttacatacaaaacaattttgattATAGTGTTGTTTTTTGTGCCTGTCGCATATTTGATTTCTGTATCATAAATAAGTCCATACATAATTGCTTTTTTggggtttaaaaaaaaaaaaaaaaaacacagaataaaattaaaatgtaattaggTGGCTAAACTCAGAAGTTATAAAAGATGTaaaagttgtctccccttacctaGAAAAGACAAGGCATCACATGATTAAATACAACAAATGGTAACAAGTGAAGCAATATTAAGCTAGAGTTGAACTCAGTTGAATGTCACCGCCTCCAATCCATACATCAAAGCAAGACATGACAGGACCAAGCAAAACAGGACAGAATGGTAAAGTTAATTGCACTGACCAAATTATTGAGTGGACATAACATATTTCTGCATTTTTCAAGAAATACGAACACAATTCAATGACTTTGTAACTAGGGGGAAATAGTTATAAAAATTTTGAGTTATGTGGGATTTACAACCACTTTGGTtataaatattatcattatgttCACAATTTGTTCTTTAATATTGTGTGGTAAATCAAGCTACTGCAGAAATCTACGAGGAGCGCACAGACAATGCAAGTTTAATGTCTAATCCCATTGACACAATATTCTTATCAAGGAAACAttgagaaattgaaatttagatattctGTATCCATTTGCATATTGTCTAATCCCATTGACACAATATTCTTGTCAAGGAAACAttgagaaattgaaatttagatattctgtatccatttgcatattaaagagtttgAGTTTATCATCTTCCCTTACAGTTCAGTATCTATGTTGTGACAATGACTTTGCGAGCGTTGTCTGAATTACAAATTGTACTTTTCAAAGACATTCAAATAAAGTGAGTTTAGCTCACAAACCAATGACGTCCCAATCAATATACCTAAAATGGGAGTTAACTCCGTAATATGCAATGATAGAATACCTCAGATTAGGTAAACACATTAATCAATCAAGCAATTGCAGGTGTTTGATTGTTAACTGTGTAATGGTTTTCCTAACCATATTTCATTGACAAGTGCAAATCTATAGTATGTGAAAATTACTGTGATCTTACAATAATCATCGAGGATATCTGGTGCATCAAGGATGCGCTCAGGGACCTGGGGTATATTGCGAGTGGTCTTCTTGGCTGTGCTGGCTggggttttactgtaaacaactCGAAGATGGTTCTGGAACCCTGTAAAAAAGtgtaacaataaaatatcacagaaatGGATTTAAATGGATTTACATTTTGtcttttaatatataaacacaaacaaacgttttattgCCTTATGCTAGTAtcacatcagtaaacaatacctTTTTCTTACAAAACatgaaatcttttttttttttacaaaacatataatGAAGTAAGCCTTTTTTCTTCGATTAATATGTTACTAGTATGAGAGTTGAATATTGGTTATAAAATCACAATCAATGATTTGTTCAGGAAAACCTATAGGCAACAACtatcaattaaaaaatgattttataatcaTTTACAGAAAAAACCTCTCCTATAAGCTTTCAGGTCCCTTAAGAACATAAATTCAAATTATCATGCATCTATTAAGTATTTGAAATGTGGTTTTTTACATAAATCTTACATGATATTAATAGAATAACTCCAGATGACTATAAAATAATCACAAATTATCTCCCATTTTGACTAATGATTACTATAATCAATGGTCTTTGGAAAAATACAGTAGTTATGATTATTGATTAAAATCGAGAACCAGTCAGATACTTCTTACAAGCTAGATTAAAGTGTTTAGAAAACTACTAATTATGGTTTTCTATTTTATCTacataaactatatatatatatatccaaaaaGAAATTGGCAGAAGACTATATATACCTGCAGGTGCTGATGGAGCCTTGGTTTGGTAGGACAGAACCTTTCCCGCTTCTACATCTGTACCGTTGAGGTTTTCACTCATAACCTTCTGGTATTCCTTCTGGGAAGGACTTAACAGTTCAGAATCCTCATTGGTTGTATTGCTGTTCATAATCTTAAAGTGTCCTAAATCATACTGCGATGAGCTCCGGCTCGGAATAAAACGGTCTCCACCGCTCGGTGTCTTTGGGGCTTTTCCTGGGGTTTTTGCCTTCCCTGAAAGAGTAATTCAAAGATAGATTGCAAAAAATTATCACAAATTATTAGACAACTCCATATCATTGAACATCTCAATGTATTAGTTTACAAATCCTGACAATCCAATTAAATTATCAGTTTAAAGGTACGAATGATAATTCATGATAAATTACCATGATGTGATTCCTGATAACGTTTGTACCTGACTATTGTTTCTATCAGTGCACGTGATGGAATAACGCTAAAAGATGATAACCCACGTTGATGTCATTTCAGTGAGAAGATAGGTTATAATTACTTATctggtatcacatggtacatgaattagtctcATTGCCTTAAAACTGTGTTTGGTCAATCTTTTTTGTCAATTAACATATGTGATAGGAATAATTTACTATATTGCAGCGAGGGTATTAAGTATTTTCAGTATTCTGTAATTTGCTATGTTTGAATTTTGTAGAAACCTAAAACATCATGAATAATAATGATCtgaattataattttatattaatctGAATTATTGTGAAGAAACCAACTGATATCCAATCATAGGTTTGGATGAACTACCTCCTGACTTTGGTGTTTTACTACCGGAGCCTGATGCCGACGGTGTTTTGGGATTAGGATTATTCACAGATCTGTTCAAGCTCTTCATTGGAGTTTTACTGGTTGCTGTAGTAGTACTTGTGCTGGCATTGAGGGAACTGTTCACAGATATGTTACCGTCTTGGTGATTGTCCATTCGCTTTTGCCATCGCATTGTTGGCCCCTTAGATATTGGTGCATCCATTCTCAGAACACTGTTCAGCTCATTTTCAAAGTTAAAATGCGACATCATAAATCAAAACTTTATAATTTCGGTAAGCACTAATCCGTGTTGGTAAACCAGTTTGTTTTTACTGTTGGGATTTCCTTTATATAGACATGCCGTGGTCACGTCATCTACATAGATACATCATCTGAAATAAGacaaatatatcataatatattttcAGGTTCATAGGtctaacaaatgtttaaaatttctattcattataacaaataaacaatttgCAGAAAATGTATTCAAGGCCTAGATTATAATTATTAATCAGAATTCGGCTCAAAGTGAGCGCTAATAAATTTGTTAAGATGTACATAGATCAAATACTCTACATTTCAGATCTAACGTTAAATCACACTCACAACATTTCATAGTCCCAAGGTACACACAAAACAGCTTTTGAACATTATGCATGTATAGGGGCCTACCGATCGCAAACACTTTTGGGAACCACAATTTTGCGTTTTTCTCTATGCAGATAGACTAGCTTAAGACATATTTTTTAACGTAACGATATCTCTGATTACCAAATAAGATTCAACATTGTTGTGATTGGATTCATCATGATCATTTCGATCAATTAACTTTATTCCCGACatttgtttta
This portion of the Argopecten irradians isolate NY chromosome 6, Ai_NY, whole genome shotgun sequence genome encodes:
- the LOC138325088 gene encoding cell division cycle protein 20 homolog; translated protein: MMSHFNFENELNSVLRMDAPISKGPTMRWQKRMDNHQDGNISVNSSLNASTSTTTATSKTPMKSLNRSVNNPNPKTPSASGSGSKTPKSGGKAKTPGKAPKTPSGGDRFIPSRSSSQYDLGHFKIMNSNTTNEDSELLSPSQKEYQKVMSENLNGTDVEAGKVLSYQTKAPSAPAGFQNHLRVVYSKTPASTAKKTTRNIPQVPERILDAPDILDDYYLNLLDWSVNNHLAVCLGGSVYLWNAASGEINQLCQMETTDEYIGAVAWIKEGNYLAVGTSNGEVQLWDVAATKRLRNMTGHSARVGSLSWNSYILSSGSRSGAIHHHDVRVPNHHIGTLQGHNQEVCGLKWAPDGKYLASGGNDNLLNIWPAQSGSFISESQPLYTFSQHQAAVKALAWCPWQSGLLASGGGTADRHIRFWNCNTGTCLQSIDTKSQVCALHWSKDYKELISSHGFALNQLTIWKYPVMSKVAELTGHTARVLHMAMSPDGSTVVSAGADETLRLWKCFQVDEQKKKVQSSSSKETKSKLSMTSIR